One part of the Terrimicrobium sacchariphilum genome encodes these proteins:
- a CDS encoding type II secretion system protein, with product MKIVVLHRGPGSRRSAFTLIELLSVIAVTAILLVLLFPVAGKVKDNANASRCASNLRQLGIAAMTWSAENDNYIVPCDQGSDGAALWPSLLAPYVGMEYELNNPARQPSLYHCPASVSDFTPTERGAYFVSYRAAITGPAKGANSYHPKYTMLRASAVNPSGFVLLADGKPRKPTNWRGWFGTSSGDKDLLGFYHGDRANRLYLDGHVDSQELTGWTPMTQENWTQLGYSGNVRTY from the coding sequence ATGAAGATCGTCGTACTCCATCGTGGCCCAGGCTCCAGGCGCTCCGCCTTCACCCTGATCGAACTGCTCAGCGTGATCGCCGTCACCGCGATCCTGCTCGTGCTCCTTTTTCCCGTGGCTGGAAAGGTGAAGGACAACGCCAACGCCTCCCGGTGCGCGTCCAACCTGCGCCAGCTCGGCATCGCCGCCATGACCTGGTCGGCGGAGAATGATAACTACATCGTCCCCTGCGACCAGGGCAGCGATGGCGCGGCCCTCTGGCCCTCGCTCCTCGCCCCGTATGTCGGGATGGAGTACGAACTCAACAATCCCGCGCGGCAGCCCTCGCTCTACCATTGCCCGGCCTCGGTGAGCGACTTTACGCCCACCGAACGCGGAGCGTATTTCGTCAGCTACCGCGCTGCCATCACCGGACCCGCGAAGGGCGCAAACTCCTATCATCCAAAATACACCATGCTCAGGGCCTCTGCCGTGAACCCCTCGGGCTTCGTCCTCCTGGCCGACGGCAAACCCCGCAAGCCCACGAACTGGCGCGGATGGTTCGGCACCAGCTCGGGGGACAAGGACCTGCTCGGCTTTTACCACGGCGACCGGGCCAACCGCCTCTACCTCGACGGACACGTGGACTCGCAGGAACTCACCGGCTGGACCCCGATGACGCAGGAAAACTGGACCCAGCTCGGGTACTCGGGCAACGTGCGCACGTATTGA
- a CDS encoding PEP-CTERM sorting domain-containing protein (PEP-CTERM proteins occur, often in large numbers, in the proteomes of bacteria that also encode an exosortase, a predicted intramembrane cysteine proteinase. The presence of a PEP-CTERM domain at a protein's C-terminus predicts cleavage within the sorting domain, followed by covalent anchoring to some some component of the (usually Gram-negative) cell surface. Many PEP-CTERM proteins exhibit an unusual sequence composition that includes large numbers of potential glycosylation sites. Expression of one such protein has been shown restore the ability of a bacterium to form floc, a type of biofilm.): protein MASALASAAVLNWGFAATTESTPGFTVTPAVGNDITATFDPAAPGVTYPGYVKLIRESGDSQAYTLTSNIIGPVSVSDPNAYGLFFISSDSGDLTVNTDGDIVFSDAKAFNNLAGALGNAAVFALGESTASNVGAGITFNHSGNLTVNGTGRGPLANPIELLPTAFRTAELSGIQAVSTGDNNVTTGQTWAGGNIQVTTDNGSTITMTQSDASVITAGISASSAAGPGTSFGSNPTLNQVGVSHTSKIDVTANLGAGIFVTTTGAQLNSPLATGGTIEVHLYESVGGTSIRVNDHDGDTGQTGVGIYAVSEAYTPDEPNMGSNVSGGQTEVDLDRNTSVSVGNADSLLSIGVLAVSAGTNALINPYTSQTVNKGGSGYGGTAAVTNDGTVSTRGKVSVGIAALSLGGAAQVTSVSGSSGQSSYLGSAGSTDGGGGTVSVTNGVYGQILTLGEGAHAILAISSASGGLVNNDLAAAGTLAPPGSPINQLTGTWEDNNTGLILGNNSSSSTGHDGGSVTVNNWGLITTGDGIVPSAASIGILAQSLGGGGGNAGGDQAALFIGDKGGKGGNGGLVHVNTYAGSTLETFDVNSVGVLAQSIGGGGGNGANAKGIFVAVGGRGGQGGSGGVVNIDHAGSVTTLADHSSGIIAQSIGGGGGHGGAATTISPVFSAGIGGKGGSGGAGGTVSATLEATSSVHTYGNNSAAVHLQSVGGGGGTGGAAMSDSAGGLAISIAVGGHGGTGGNGGEVSGTNLGTITTGTGISTGAPSIDGSDSYGLFAQSVGGGGGHGGSAIAKSLTSGLGEYPSIGIDLALGGFGGTAGNGSTVGLQNEGSVTTWGDGSHAVFAQSVGGGGGSGGDSTAMAAVIDSGVPEVPITIAHGGNGGGGGNGGDVTLSNETGTASITTHGQNAAGLFAQSIGGGGGNGGIGNAVAKTPNLGPDTTNIVVNLGLGGKAGGGGDAGFINLSNDGTIQTSGSGSQGILAQAIGGGGGNSGGGSASGGNNSYEFDLAIGATGPHGGSATVGSGVNDGYSVLVTNSGSISTTAGDATGIHAQSIGGGGGNGGTSDIEASTGPLANLANLLAPATTYASTIAVGGKGGTGGQGGAVKVDNTSGSSIATTGTRSHGVFAQSISGGGGTGGAANATSNSAVIDPFTYQDPPPPDPEHPNDPPDPPERNNNYSINASVGGAGGDSHAGGQIDLTNEGSISTSGYSSQGLFAQSIGGGGGVAADGSLDTRTTLSLGVRINGASGESGSGGAVTISNTGSITTSQNDAYGVFAQSIGGGGGLATSGSDIPFVVSPTFGVYPNLHVGVNLGINLNNNTAVDGGKVAVTNGGATSGQGIVHTQGDLSMGLVAQSVGGGGGKAGTIFGTNSIALPDLDVRLGADKGYGNGDTVTITLAPSSDIRTGNAGDGRGFAAYGIVAQSIGGGGGLSTDGSAAATGTIALGGSSSDAKGDGNTVTLQGTGLVSTQGEAAHGVVLQSIGGGGGIAVTGSSLAYQGSLDGVTPPALTLGGTHSYGHGGTVSVDNALLNVSTAGDNAFGVVLQSIGGGGGIATSKQTGGDMTLGRTGTNDDQQEGGAINATFAQGTTITTTGDGAHAIVVQSIGGGGGIANPEAGQGTLINVFDQEDQSHGYGGETHVSVNGTVSTSGVGANGILAQVIGGGGGLQGSWAGSTGGTNSSTDGSKNGTLTITQTGTISATGTHSIGIFAQNVAGNGSAGNDITITVNGSVSGTDYGIRVDGGKTNHIQVNGSVSGGIYYTTGNNLNVTNAGTVTGNISLNEDATGTFTNEDTGIFNTGTSIVATVSNMGTLLVGGDGSVTDTYMTGHYTQSQYALMQFDVLSSQSFDQFIFSSDGHGTFDGALYVMVANNGWDLRAGDTLTLIGAAATGTNTFTAGFLDDMAIYGLGVGVDAYLFEDTDHSIKMSVTAVPEPATTFLMLAGGAVVFLLRRRMSRRQAPR from the coding sequence GTGGCGAGCGCCCTGGCCTCTGCTGCTGTGCTCAACTGGGGGTTCGCCGCGACGACGGAATCCACGCCCGGCTTCACGGTGACGCCTGCCGTCGGGAATGACATCACGGCCACCTTTGATCCCGCCGCGCCCGGGGTCACCTACCCGGGCTATGTCAAGCTGATCCGCGAATCTGGAGACTCCCAGGCATATACGCTGACATCCAATATCATCGGACCCGTCAGCGTCAGCGATCCGAACGCCTACGGGCTCTTCTTCATCTCTTCCGACAGCGGGGATCTCACGGTCAATACCGATGGCGACATCGTTTTCAGCGACGCCAAGGCGTTCAACAATCTCGCGGGCGCCCTCGGCAATGCCGCTGTCTTTGCCCTGGGCGAATCCACCGCCTCCAATGTAGGCGCCGGTATCACCTTCAACCACTCGGGCAACCTGACTGTCAATGGCACCGGGCGGGGACCTCTGGCCAATCCGATCGAACTGCTCCCCACGGCATTCCGCACAGCGGAACTCAGCGGAATCCAAGCCGTCTCCACCGGAGATAACAATGTCACCACCGGACAGACCTGGGCCGGCGGCAACATCCAGGTCACGACCGACAATGGCTCCACCATCACGATGACGCAGTCGGACGCATCGGTCATTACCGCGGGTATTTCCGCCTCTTCGGCTGCGGGTCCTGGCACCAGTTTTGGCAGCAACCCGACGCTCAACCAGGTGGGCGTCAGTCACACGAGCAAGATCGATGTCACCGCCAACCTCGGGGCCGGTATCTTCGTCACCACCACCGGAGCCCAACTGAACAGCCCGCTCGCGACAGGGGGAACGATTGAGGTTCACCTCTACGAGAGCGTCGGCGGAACTTCGATCCGGGTGAATGATCACGACGGCGACACCGGCCAGACCGGGGTGGGAATTTACGCCGTCAGCGAAGCCTATACCCCTGACGAGCCGAACATGGGATCGAATGTCTCCGGCGGCCAGACGGAGGTCGACCTCGACCGCAACACCAGCGTCTCGGTGGGCAATGCCGACTCGCTCCTTTCCATCGGCGTGCTCGCCGTCAGCGCTGGCACGAACGCGCTGATCAACCCCTACACCTCGCAGACCGTCAACAAGGGCGGCAGCGGCTACGGGGGTACTGCCGCCGTGACGAATGACGGCACAGTCTCAACCCGAGGGAAGGTTTCCGTCGGTATTGCCGCGCTCAGCCTGGGAGGCGCCGCCCAGGTGACATCCGTCTCGGGCTCGAGCGGACAAAGCAGCTATCTCGGAAGCGCAGGATCGACAGACGGAGGCGGCGGCACCGTCTCGGTCACCAACGGAGTTTACGGCCAGATCCTCACCCTCGGAGAGGGCGCACATGCCATCCTCGCCATCAGCTCGGCCAGTGGCGGACTCGTGAACAACGACCTCGCCGCCGCGGGCACTCTGGCCCCACCCGGCTCTCCGATCAATCAACTCACCGGAACCTGGGAGGACAACAACACCGGCCTGATACTGGGAAACAACTCCAGCAGTTCCACCGGCCATGACGGAGGGTCTGTCACAGTCAATAACTGGGGATTGATCACCACCGGCGACGGAATAGTCCCCTCGGCGGCCTCGATCGGCATTCTCGCCCAGAGCCTGGGAGGTGGCGGAGGAAACGCCGGAGGCGATCAGGCGGCGTTATTCATCGGTGACAAGGGCGGCAAAGGCGGCAATGGAGGACTCGTCCACGTAAACACCTACGCCGGGAGCACGCTGGAAACCTTTGACGTCAACTCTGTCGGCGTCCTGGCCCAAAGCATCGGCGGAGGCGGCGGCAACGGAGCCAATGCCAAGGGCATCTTTGTCGCGGTGGGCGGTCGCGGCGGCCAGGGCGGCTCGGGCGGCGTCGTGAATATCGATCACGCGGGCAGCGTCACGACATTGGCGGATCATTCGTCGGGTATCATCGCCCAAAGCATCGGTGGCGGCGGCGGACACGGGGGCGCGGCGACCACGATCTCGCCGGTCTTCTCGGCTGGCATCGGCGGCAAAGGTGGCAGCGGTGGTGCCGGTGGCACGGTCTCGGCCACGCTCGAAGCGACTTCTTCCGTCCATACTTACGGGAACAACTCCGCAGCGGTGCATCTGCAATCTGTCGGCGGCGGGGGCGGAACCGGCGGGGCCGCCATGTCGGACTCCGCAGGGGGTCTCGCCATCAGCATCGCCGTGGGCGGGCACGGAGGAACCGGAGGCAATGGCGGGGAGGTCAGTGGAACCAACCTGGGCACCATCACGACAGGAACCGGTATCAGCACGGGAGCGCCGTCGATCGATGGCAGCGACTCCTACGGCCTTTTTGCTCAAAGCGTGGGCGGTGGCGGCGGCCATGGCGGATCGGCGATCGCCAAGTCGCTCACCTCCGGTCTTGGCGAGTATCCGTCGATCGGGATCGATCTCGCGCTCGGCGGTTTTGGCGGCACAGCCGGAAATGGCAGCACGGTCGGCCTGCAGAATGAGGGTTCCGTCACCACCTGGGGAGACGGCTCCCACGCGGTCTTTGCCCAAAGCGTAGGCGGAGGCGGCGGCTCGGGTGGCGACTCGACCGCGATGGCGGCCGTCATTGACTCCGGCGTCCCCGAGGTTCCCATCACGATCGCCCACGGCGGCAATGGCGGAGGCGGCGGCAACGGCGGAGACGTGACCCTCTCGAACGAGACCGGAACCGCATCGATCACCACCCACGGCCAAAATGCGGCGGGACTTTTTGCCCAGTCGATCGGCGGCGGCGGCGGCAATGGCGGCATCGGCAACGCCGTGGCCAAGACACCCAACCTGGGTCCCGATACCACAAACATCGTGGTCAATCTCGGCCTGGGCGGGAAGGCGGGCGGCGGCGGGGATGCGGGGTTTATCAATCTGTCCAATGACGGGACCATCCAGACATCAGGCTCCGGCTCACAGGGCATCCTCGCCCAGGCCATCGGCGGCGGCGGCGGCAACTCCGGGGGAGGCAGCGCCTCTGGCGGAAATAACAGCTACGAATTTGACCTCGCCATCGGTGCGACGGGCCCCCACGGCGGCTCCGCGACGGTAGGCTCCGGCGTCAACGACGGCTACTCGGTGCTCGTCACCAACAGCGGCTCGATCTCCACCACGGCGGGCGATGCCACAGGCATCCATGCCCAGTCGATCGGCGGCGGCGGCGGCAATGGCGGCACATCCGATATCGAGGCCTCCACCGGCCCGCTTGCCAATCTCGCCAATCTTCTTGCTCCCGCCACCACCTATGCTTCGACCATCGCTGTCGGCGGCAAAGGCGGCACCGGCGGACAGGGTGGCGCAGTCAAGGTGGACAACACGAGCGGCAGTTCGATCGCCACCACGGGAACACGCTCGCACGGCGTCTTTGCCCAGTCGATCAGCGGTGGCGGCGGCACCGGCGGAGCTGCCAATGCGACCTCCAACTCCGCCGTCATCGACCCCTTCACCTATCAGGACCCCCCGCCCCCCGACCCGGAGCACCCGAACGATCCTCCTGATCCCCCGGAACGGAATAACAACTACAGCATCAACGCGTCCGTCGGCGGCGCTGGAGGCGACTCCCACGCGGGCGGCCAGATCGATCTCACCAACGAGGGTTCGATCTCGACCTCCGGCTACAGTTCTCAGGGGCTTTTCGCCCAGTCCATCGGCGGCGGCGGCGGCGTGGCGGCCGACGGCTCGCTCGATACCCGCACGACCCTCAGCCTCGGCGTCCGGATCAATGGTGCCAGCGGCGAGTCGGGCTCGGGGGGCGCCGTCACTATTTCCAATACCGGCTCGATTACTACCTCGCAGAATGACGCCTACGGTGTCTTCGCCCAGTCCATTGGCGGAGGCGGCGGACTCGCCACCTCGGGTTCCGACATTCCCTTTGTCGTCAGCCCGACCTTCGGCGTCTATCCGAACCTGCATGTCGGAGTAAACCTCGGCATCAACCTGAACAACAACACAGCTGTCGATGGCGGAAAGGTCGCGGTCACCAACGGCGGCGCGACCTCCGGGCAGGGAATCGTCCATACTCAGGGCGACCTCTCCATGGGCCTCGTCGCCCAGTCGGTGGGAGGAGGCGGCGGCAAGGCGGGAACCATCTTTGGCACCAACAGCATCGCCCTCCCCGACCTCGATGTGCGGCTCGGTGCGGACAAGGGCTATGGCAACGGAGATACCGTGACCATCACCCTCGCGCCCTCCTCGGATATTCGTACGGGCAACGCGGGTGACGGGCGCGGCTTCGCGGCCTACGGCATCGTGGCGCAAAGCATCGGCGGCGGCGGCGGACTCTCGACGGACGGCTCGGCAGCCGCCACCGGCACGATCGCCCTCGGCGGATCAAGCAGCGATGCCAAGGGCGATGGCAATACGGTGACGCTCCAGGGAACCGGTCTCGTGTCCACGCAGGGCGAGGCGGCGCATGGTGTCGTCCTGCAATCGATCGGCGGCGGCGGTGGCATCGCGGTAACAGGAAGCAGCCTCGCGTATCAAGGCAGCCTCGACGGAGTCACGCCCCCTGCCCTCACGCTCGGCGGCACCCACTCGTATGGCCATGGCGGAACCGTGAGCGTCGACAACGCCCTGCTCAATGTGAGCACCGCAGGCGACAACGCCTTTGGTGTGGTCCTCCAGTCGATCGGCGGTGGCGGCGGCATTGCCACGTCGAAACAAACCGGCGGCGACATGACCCTCGGGCGGACGGGAACCAACGACGACCAGCAGGAAGGCGGCGCGATCAACGCGACCTTCGCCCAGGGGACCACCATCACGACCACCGGCGACGGCGCTCACGCGATCGTCGTCCAGTCGATCGGGGGCGGCGGCGGAATCGCGAACCCCGAGGCCGGTCAAGGCACCCTCATCAATGTCTTTGACCAGGAAGATCAATCCCATGGCTATGGCGGCGAGACCCATGTCTCCGTGAACGGGACCGTTTCGACCTCGGGAGTCGGGGCCAACGGCATCCTCGCGCAGGTCATTGGCGGCGGCGGCGGCCTCCAGGGCAGCTGGGCAGGCAGCACCGGCGGCACCAATTCCTCCACCGATGGCAGCAAAAATGGAACCCTCACGATCACCCAGACGGGCACGATCTCGGCCACGGGCACGCACTCGATCGGTATCTTCGCACAAAATGTCGCCGGAAACGGCAGCGCGGGCAATGACATCACCATCACCGTGAACGGTTCCGTATCCGGGACCGACTACGGCATCCGGGTCGATGGCGGGAAAACCAACCACATCCAGGTCAACGGCAGTGTTTCCGGCGGGATATATTACACCACGGGCAACAACCTGAACGTCACCAATGCGGGCACGGTCACCGGCAACATCTCGCTCAATGAGGATGCCACCGGCACGTTCACGAATGAAGACACCGGCATCTTCAATACCGGAACGTCGATCGTTGCCACGGTCAGCAACATGGGAACGCTCCTCGTTGGCGGCGATGGCTCGGTAACCGACACCTACATGACCGGCCACTATACGCAGAGTCAATACGCCCTCATGCAGTTCGACGTCCTCTCCAGCCAGAGCTTCGACCAGTTTATATTTTCCAGCGATGGCCATGGGACATTTGATGGCGCGCTTTACGTCATGGTGGCCAACAACGGCTGGGATCTCCGCGCAGGCGACACCCTCACCCTCATCGGCGCGGCCGCGACCGGCACGAATACCTTCACCGCAGGATTCCTCGACGACATGGCCATTTACGGCCTCGGAGTCGGGGTCGATGCCTACCTCTTTGAGGACACGGACCACTCGATCAAAATGAGTGTCACCGCCGTTCCCGAACCTGCGACCACTTTCCTCATGCTGGCCGGAGGAGCGGTCGTGTTCCTGCTACGTCGTCGTATGAGCCGACGGCAGGCTCCCCGGTAA
- a CDS encoding CC0125/CC1285 family lipoprotein encodes MKTRLLSALLAAIAFAGCSTPLYYGPKRDIGGWEVDRLAADSFRVNFRASSYAADKIVDDYALLKAADTAQEYGFRYFSVVNKQDIGRTTEVDQWANSYATGTYGPTGGMTSSTQSYNQTASVYRPGSSLKIICFKNPPANHPGTVYDAKEVSERLRARYQIAG; translated from the coding sequence ATGAAAACCCGACTCCTTTCCGCCCTGCTCGCCGCGATCGCCTTCGCGGGCTGCTCGACACCGTTGTACTATGGACCGAAGCGCGACATCGGCGGCTGGGAGGTGGACCGTCTCGCGGCGGATTCGTTCCGCGTGAACTTCCGGGCCAGCAGTTACGCTGCCGACAAGATCGTCGATGACTATGCGCTGCTGAAAGCGGCCGACACGGCACAGGAGTATGGTTTCCGCTATTTCTCGGTCGTGAACAAACAGGACATCGGCCGCACGACAGAGGTCGATCAATGGGCCAACTCGTATGCCACCGGGACCTATGGGCCGACCGGCGGGATGACATCGAGCACGCAATCCTACAACCAGACCGCCTCCGTCTACCGGCCGGGCTCCTCGCTCAAGATCATCTGTTTCAAGAACCCGCCCGCCAATCATCCCGGCACGGTTTATGACGCAAAGGAAGTCTCCGAGCGCCTGCGCGCCAGATACCAGATCGCAGGATAA